The sequence below is a genomic window from Candidatus Sysuiplasma jiujiangense.
TTATTGCTGTGGGAGAGTACATAGTGCTGCCGATGAATGCCTCAACCGCCGTGATCCCATGCAGTGACTGCACCTTGATCGTGTAGTACGTCATTGGCCCCACTGAATGCTGCCTATAGGAGAGAACGATGCTGCTGTTCGTTCCTGGTGGCAGGACGTTGATGTATTGAGTTGATGTAGAAGATGCTCCGAGACCGTCGGTGGCTGTAACTGAGATAGAGTAATTCCCCGCATGCCCAAAATAGTAAAGAACCGACTGACCGGAATACGATGACCCGTTGATATCCCATGAATAGGAGAAGGTCGATGAGTCCGGCGCTGTGGCAGTTGCATTCAGGGAGAGCATGGTATCAACGGGAATCTCCCTGGGAGACGTGAATGAAATGGTTGGGGCGGCGGGTATCATCCGCACTGTGAGGTACTGAGTCCAGGTTTTTCCGTTGTCGTAGGAGAAGGTTGCAATCACCGTGTTCAGTTCGTTATATATGGGGAATTTGTATGAAATATTGAGGCCAGTGAGTGTTTGCCCGTTGGGGAAGGACCATGACATGTTGTATGGGCCCTGAGCATCCCAGTTCGGCTCTGCTCTGAATACAAATGCCTGTGTGATGTTCAGGCCTGACGAGTAAACGAATGAGACAGGCGGCGGTAAACTCTGTATGCTGATATTCGCGTATCCTGTTGCGCCGTTTGCGGACGTGACCGTGAATGCAACAGTGTAGTTGCCCACAGGGAACGAGTATGAAGGATCCTGCTCCAGGGAGTAATGTCCATCGCCAAATGACCAGTTATATGAATACCCTGTACCTCCAAGGACAGATGAGGTGAACTGCACCGCCAGCGGTGCGAGACCGGATGTCTGGTTGGCGGCGATGGCCACATAAAGATCTACGCTGATCGAGAAATTTTTCGTTTGGATGTATCCGCCCTGATCAGATGCCTGTACTTCAAATGTCCTCGGACCTGATGACTCGAATACATGAGATACGTTTGTGCCGGACTCATGCTGTCCGGACGGAAATATCCAGGATGTGGCATATGGGGGCATCCCGCCTGTTATGTTTGCATGCATGCCGAATGGCCTGGACACAATGGGAGTGCCTGACCATGAGATGGATACCTGCGGATCTGGATAGACAGATATCAGTATCGAAGCGGATGCGTCCTTCCCGAAGGAATCTGATATCACCAGCTGAACGGTGTAATTGCCCGGCGCCTGGAAAACATAAGAAACGGTGCCGTTGTGGAATGTGTGGCCTGCGATGACCCACTCGTAAGAGTAGGGTCCAATTCCGCCGGACCCGGATGCCCGGAACTGATCGGATACGTTGGCATCCAATGAGGTACGGGATGGAATTATGGATGCCACAGGATATGATTCCACAGTGACATCGAGAACATAGGAAGATGACTGTCCCTGTGAATCCATGACCACGAGGCGGACTGGATATATCCCCTGCTTTGCGAATGAATAGTTCAAGGAGGGTGAATCACCCGCTGCCGATCCGTTCACAAACCAGGAATATGAATATCCTGGCGTTCCGCCAGTGATTACTGCATTGAATGCATCGATAACATTTACGTCTACGTTGGGATATTCCACCGATATTGATACTCCGGGCAGTGCATTGATCCTTATCTCAATTGATGCCTCTGCCACGTTCCCGGAACCGTCAGATACCTTTACAGAAACGTTGTAATAGCCGGCAAGCGAGAAAGTGTAAACCATGTCCTGCTGGTACCCCACGTACCCTATGCCCGAAATTGACCAGGTGTAATTGTAGAATGGTGTGCCTCCTGATGTGGTGGCATTGAAATACACAGGTATGCCAACATCCGTTGTTGATCGTGATTCAGATACCGTGACCAGAGGCAGTGGTTCAACTGTTATATCAAGGTAGGCATATGCCTTTGATCCCTGGCTGTCCATGATGAGCAGGGAGATATTATACGGGCCGGTTTTTGGGAAAGAATACTGAAAATACAGCCCGGACGATGTGTTGACGCCATTCAGGTACCAGTAGTAGTTGTATGGTGCTGTGCCATAGGAACCGAATCCTTCCCAGTACGTGGTTGTGGAAATATCTGTTCGGTTAGACCCTTCGATGAGGGCGGATGGTTTGGCAATCACCTTGATGGTGAATGATGTGGTTGTTTTCTCTCCAAGGCTATCGGTGACAGAAAGGTTGACGGTGTACGATCCCGTATTAGGAAACTGCAGGTGAAATTCCTGGGAATAGTTCACGATCTCACTCCCCAGTGACCACGAGTAATTGAAGGGTGATGACCCCCCGGTCACCTGGGCAAATAATGTGTCGTTGATCCCCTGGTCCACTGTGGCATACTGCGCCTCTATTGTGGCCAATGGATCGGGGTTTACCACCTCATTCATGCTGTTCGATGCGGTATTGCCATTGGCATCCGTGATTGTGAGGGATACGCTAAAGGTGCCGGAAGCGGTGAATGTGTAATTCACGTAGGGGGTCGTAAACGACCCTCCATTTACGGTCCATGAATACGTGTCGGCCCCGGTCCCGCCGGATATCGAGGCAGTGAAGTTCGCCCATGTCCCTACATCAGTGGGATTGTGGACCACATGAATCACAACCGAAGGATCAGGGTTTACAGTTTCCAAATATGAATACGAAGCGGTATGGCCGTCCCCGTCAGTGACTGTTACATTTACGTAGTATGATCCGGCCGAACTGAAGGAATATGAGAACGAGGCTGCGGTGGATTCCTGCACCCCGTTAATTAGCCAAGAATACGTGTCGGCCCCGGTCCCTCCGGATTCAACTGCGGAGAACGACACAGAATTGCCTACGTCGGTAGCGTTCTGCGATGATGATACGGAAACCGAAGGATTGTCATTGATCGTGACCGAGACCGTTGCACTGTATGTTACCCCAACGCTGTCCGTGATGGTAATAGTTAGCGTGTAAGATCCAGCGGAAGCGAAAGAGTAGGAGAAATCCTGGGCAGTTGAGAGTTGGCTGCCGTTCAGGGTCCAGGAGTATGAGTATGGTCCTGTCCCGCCTGACGGGCTGGAAGAGAAAGTTATACTATACCCGACATCCGCCGAACTGACTGAGGAGGATGCGGATACGATTGGATCGGAGTGAACCACCTCCGAAGCCGTGGCAGTCAATGTTTCACCTGCGCCATCTGTCACGGACAGATCCTCGGTGTATGATCCGGCCGTCAGGTCGGTGCCGAAAGCAGGGGTTGTGTACGTAGTCCCGGTACCCGTAAAGCTGTAAGTATATCCGGTGCCTGCCCCGCCCATAACTGCTGACAGGAAGAACTGCGGCACCCCAGCATCGGTGGTGCTCACGATGGGCGGGGTGCCGGAGACGGAGATTGATCCGCCCGTGATATTCAGGGCGGACATCGAGATCCCGCCGCCCATATTTCCATTATCGACGGCAAAGAAATACCATCCTGCCGAGAGCGTCTCTGTACCGGAATAAGCCGTAGCTCCTTCACTGACCCACGCACTGCTTCCTATTATGGAAGTCCAGTCCACCCCGTTACTGGATATGAACATGGCTCCGTTGTCGTCATATTCGCCGTTGAATGTATACGTTCCTGCGGCGAAATAGAGCACTGTAACGGCCATGTATCCTTCATCGTATGCTCTCCCTCCAGGTTCCGTGTTCAGGACGCCGAGAGAAGAGGGATATGCCACATTGGGCCGACCAAGGAAGGTCTGCCCATTGTAGCCCGGGTTTCCATAGTCATAGCCGAAGCCTCCGTCATTAAACGTTCCCGTCCACGTGGACACGTTGTTTGGGGAGGAATCCGGCATCGACAGCGGGTAGGAACTGATGTCGGAATACGGAACAGCACCCTCTGTCGGCCCTGAGGTGTATGAATATACGTAGAATACACCCGGCGTCATTGCATTGATGACGGCTGCCTGCGGATCGGGGTAAACGATCTGCGTGATCGACGTTGAATATGTATAGCCATTGGTATCTGTTACAGAGTAATCAAGGAGAAACGAACCTGCAGTGCTAAATATGTAACTGAAGGATGATGTCGATCCTGAGGCGAGTTGTGCATCCGATGTACTGGTACCGTCATACAGCACATAAGAATATGAGGAATAGCTCCCGGTCCCTCCGGAGGTTGCCGTGCTGAAATCCACGATTTGCCCCGTATCAGACGGGTTAAGGTTGGAAGATACTGCAAGAACGAGAGGAGCATTGATATTCTGGGTGAAGGTACTGGAAGTTGCTATTTCTCCGACTGAATCCGTGATACTAACATAGAAATTATATGAAGTTGCCGACGAGGGACTTTCTGAGGTGCTGTAAGTGGATGATGTTGCCCCGCTTATTGCCGTTCCTGACCCGGATGAGCCTGTGTACCATTGGTACGTGTATGGCGAGGTCCCTCCTGAGACCGATGCC
It includes:
- a CDS encoding PKD domain-containing protein; protein product: MSRKQILAIFFAIMMIASGIGMLAIQSLTVGHGTQIQYLADSTTSGGTSYVDEGQGITYSYSTSFNVVSEPLTVSATLTVNGYTSTQSTTYTTTGDKSKTWNFGYTWSSTSGSASGTSYGWSITTTDSYGGNVGGDSGTTIVYTDPSVSVSSSLNPADSGQAFTLAASVSGGTSPYTYQWYTGSSGSGTAISGATSSTYSTSESPSSATSYNFYVSITDSVGEIATSSTFTQNINAPLVLAVSSNLNPSDTGQIVDFSTATSGGTGSYSSYSYVLYDGTSTSDAQLASGSTSSFSYIFSTAGSFLLDYSVTDTNGYTYSTSITQIVYPDPQAAVINAMTPGVFYVYSYTSGPTEGAVPYSDISSYPLSMPDSSPNNVSTWTGTFNDGGFGYDYGNPGYNGQTFLGRPNVAYPSSLGVLNTEPGGRAYDEGYMAVTVLYFAAGTYTFNGEYDDNGAMFISSNGVDWTSIIGSSAWVSEGATAYSGTETLSAGWYFFAVDNGNMGGGISMSALNITGGSISVSGTPPIVSTTDAGVPQFFLSAVMGGAGTGYTYSFTGTGTTYTTPAFGTDLTAGSYTEDLSVTDGAGETLTATASEVVHSDPIVSASSSVSSADVGYSITFSSSPSGGTGPYSYSWTLNGSQLSTAQDFSYSFASAGSYTLTITITDSVGVTYSATVSVTINDNPSVSVSSSQNATDVGNSVSFSAVESGGTGADTYSWLINGVQESTAASFSYSFSSAGSYYVNVTVTDGDGHTASYSYLETVNPDPSVVIHVVHNPTDVGTWANFTASISGGTGADTYSWTVNGGSFTTPYVNYTFTASGTFSVSLTITDANGNTASNSMNEVVNPDPLATIEAQYATVDQGINDTLFAQVTGGSSPFNYSWSLGSEIVNYSQEFHLQFPNTGSYTVNLSVTDSLGEKTTTSFTIKVIAKPSALIEGSNRTDISTTTYWEGFGSYGTAPYNYYWYLNGVNTSSGLYFQYSFPKTGPYNISLLIMDSQGSKAYAYLDITVEPLPLVTVSESRSTTDVGIPVYFNATTSGGTPFYNYTWSISGIGYVGYQQDMVYTFSLAGYYNVSVKVSDGSGNVAEASIEIRINALPGVSISVEYPNVDVNVIDAFNAVITGGTPGYSYSWFVNGSAAGDSPSLNYSFAKQGIYPVRLVVMDSQGQSSSYVLDVTVESYPVASIIPSRTSLDANVSDQFRASGSGGIGPYSYEWVIAGHTFHNGTVSYVFQAPGNYTVQLVISDSFGKDASASILISVYPDPQVSISWSGTPIVSRPFGMHANITGGMPPYATSWIFPSGQHESGTNVSHVFESSGPRTFEVQASDQGGYIQTKNFSISVDLYVAIAANQTSGLAPLAVQFTSSVLGGTGYSYNWSFGDGHYSLEQDPSYSFPVGNYTVAFTVTSANGATGYANISIQSLPPPVSFVYSSGLNITQAFVFRAEPNWDAQGPYNMSWSFPNGQTLTGLNISYKFPIYNELNTVIATFSYDNGKTWTQYLTVRMIPAAPTISFTSPREIPVDTMLSLNATATAPDSSTFSYSWDINGSSYSGQSVLYYFGHAGNYSISVTATDGLGASSTSTQYINVLPPGTNSSIVLSYRQHSVGPMTYYTIKVQSLHGITAVEAFIGSTMYSPTAINSTYSTSGEIGYFNLTMNQGQFDSGTYGIKVVVFNNNSASNSMTMPFSVSNSLSSNPFTLGTLISFFGGLSNFLIIMLTLAGIGIAAIQLRKPPIDVVATSGGKTKTYKLDTKR